From the genome of Candidatus Eisenbacteria bacterium, one region includes:
- the gap gene encoding type I glyceraldehyde-3-phosphate dehydrogenase — translation MRVAINGFGRIGRLVVRAALKRNVSCDFVAVNDITDAKTLAHLLTYDSVHGPWPERFEAGDGGIKIGGKTIRALCEANPAALPWKDMGVDVVLECTGKFTEREKAAVHLQAGAKRVLISAPGKGADATFVIGVNDKTFDPSKHTVVSIASCTTNCLAPVAATLDEAFGIERGLMTTVHAYTSDQRLHDAPHKDLRRARAAALSVIPTSTGAAKAIGLVLPSLQGKLDGIAFRVPVANGSLVDLTVNVSRPASIASVNQAMREAAEGRLKGIVQYSEDPIVSQDIVGNPHSAIFDAPLTMVSGDRFVKVMAWYDNEWGFSNRMVDALLLLGRSK, via the coding sequence GTGCGGGTCGCAATCAACGGGTTCGGCCGCATCGGGCGATTGGTCGTCCGGGCGGCGCTCAAGCGCAATGTCTCCTGCGATTTCGTCGCGGTGAACGACATCACCGACGCGAAGACGCTCGCTCATCTCCTGACCTACGACTCGGTGCACGGACCCTGGCCGGAGCGGTTCGAGGCGGGTGATGGCGGGATCAAGATCGGAGGGAAGACGATTCGGGCTCTCTGCGAGGCGAACCCGGCGGCACTTCCGTGGAAGGATATGGGCGTCGACGTCGTTCTCGAGTGCACCGGCAAGTTCACCGAGCGCGAGAAGGCGGCGGTGCACCTCCAGGCCGGAGCCAAGCGCGTCCTCATCTCCGCCCCGGGCAAGGGGGCCGACGCGACCTTCGTCATCGGCGTGAACGACAAGACGTTCGACCCGTCGAAGCATACGGTCGTCTCGATCGCCTCGTGCACGACCAACTGCCTGGCTCCGGTCGCCGCGACTCTCGACGAGGCCTTCGGGATCGAGCGGGGGCTGATGACGACCGTGCACGCTTACACGAGCGACCAGCGGCTCCACGACGCGCCTCACAAGGATCTCCGCCGCGCGCGCGCCGCCGCGCTCTCCGTGATCCCGACGTCGACCGGGGCCGCCAAGGCGATCGGCCTCGTGCTCCCCTCGCTTCAGGGGAAGCTCGACGGGATCGCGTTCCGCGTTCCCGTGGCGAACGGCTCGCTGGTCGACCTGACCGTGAACGTGTCGCGCCCCGCCTCGATTGCGTCCGTGAACCAGGCGATGCGGGAGGCCGCCGAGGGCCGCCTCAAGGGGATCGTCCAGTACTCCGAGGACCCCATCGTTTCCCAGGATATCGTCGGGAATCCGCATTCCGCGATCTTCGACGCGCCGCTCACGATGGTCTCCGGGGATCGTTTCGTGAAGGTCATGGCGTGGTACGACAACGAGTGGGGCTTCTCGAACCGGATGGTCGACGCGCTGCTCCTGCTCGGGCGATCGAAGTAG
- a CDS encoding phosphoglycerate kinase produces the protein MSFRRLNELEVSGRRVFVRVDFNVPLGPKGEVSDDSRIVASLPTIRYLIGKGARLVLASHLGRPKGKVDPKQSLRPVRDLLEKFLRAPVAFSEAIVGPSAEAASRALSDGGVLLLENLRFDPREEANDPELSRALAALADAYVDDAFGAAHRAHASIAGMTSYLSDCAAGFLLEQELKALGKLLAGPEHPYVAILGGAKISGKIDVLRNLLPRVDRVVIGGGMMFTFLRARGLATGRSLVEADRIPLAKEILDDSSQARKILLPSDCVAAEDISGADPGRVVPVTAIPEDRAGVDIGPESLASIADALAEARTIFWNGPMGVFEVPRYAEGTMRVAVEVAKATKRGAFTVVGGGDSLAAVKRAGVDGQISHCSTGGGASLEFLEGKTLPGVAALEASAKARAR, from the coding sequence GTGAGTTTCCGCCGGTTGAACGAGCTCGAAGTATCCGGCCGGCGGGTCTTCGTCCGCGTCGACTTCAACGTCCCGCTCGGCCCCAAGGGCGAGGTCTCCGACGACAGCCGGATCGTCGCCTCCCTGCCGACCATTCGCTACCTGATCGGGAAGGGGGCCCGGCTCGTCCTCGCGTCGCACCTGGGACGCCCCAAGGGGAAGGTCGATCCCAAGCAGAGCCTCCGCCCCGTCCGCGACCTGCTGGAAAAATTCCTGCGCGCGCCGGTCGCGTTCTCGGAGGCGATCGTCGGACCCTCCGCGGAGGCCGCGTCGCGGGCCCTCTCGGACGGCGGCGTTCTGCTCCTCGAGAATCTGCGATTCGATCCCCGGGAAGAGGCGAACGATCCCGAGCTCAGCCGGGCCCTGGCCGCGCTCGCCGACGCCTACGTGGATGACGCATTCGGCGCGGCGCATCGGGCGCACGCTTCGATTGCGGGCATGACGAGCTATCTCTCCGATTGCGCGGCGGGCTTTCTCCTCGAGCAGGAGCTCAAGGCGCTGGGAAAGCTCCTCGCCGGGCCGGAACATCCATACGTCGCGATCCTGGGAGGCGCGAAGATCTCCGGAAAGATCGACGTGCTCCGGAATCTCCTGCCCCGCGTCGACCGCGTCGTCATCGGCGGCGGCATGATGTTCACCTTCCTTCGCGCGCGGGGATTGGCCACAGGGCGCTCGCTCGTAGAAGCCGATCGGATCCCCCTCGCCAAGGAGATCCTGGACGATTCCAGCCAAGCGCGGAAGATTCTCCTCCCGTCCGATTGCGTGGCCGCCGAGGACATCTCAGGAGCCGATCCCGGGCGGGTCGTCCCCGTGACCGCGATTCCAGAGGACCGCGCCGGCGTCGACATCGGGCCTGAGTCGCTGGCCTCGATCGCCGACGCGCTCGCGGAGGCGCGGACCATTTTCTGGAACGGCCCGATGGGCGTCTTCGAGGTGCCGCGGTACGCCGAGGGCACGATGCGGGTGGCCGTCGAGGTGGCGAAGGCGACCAAGCGCGGCGCCTTCACCGTCGTCGGTGGAGGGGACTCGCTGGCCGCGGTGAAGCGCGCGGGCGTGGACGGGCAGATCAGCCACTGCTCGACGGGCGGGGGAGCCTCCCTCGAATTTCTCGAAGGGAAGACCCTTCCCGGCGTCGCGGCGCTCGAAGCCTCGGCCAAAGCGAGGGCGCGATGA